A region of the Ranitomeya imitator isolate aRanImi1 chromosome 10, aRanImi1.pri, whole genome shotgun sequence genome:
GCCTCTCGGGGCTGATTGTGTGGCAGACGAGGAGGATGTGCCGGCACGTGGCAGCCATGTACCAGCTGCACAGCAGTAAGCGCTACTGTGGGGTCTGCCTGTCTCTGCTGGCCAGCTGGCATGACATTCCGGCAGTGCTGTGGCGGGCACTGAGAGTGGCATTCCTGGTGTCCGATCTGGCCGCTGTAGCTGTGATCAACCGCGACTTCCTCAGCACGGCGGAGGCCGTGAGGTTCTGGACACCGCTGACCATCTGCTACACCCTGCTGGTGATCTACATGCAAGGTGGGGAACGGAGCAGATACAGCCCTGGGGGGCCGCAAAATGGCTCATACCATGGCCCCTATCACTGCGCCCACAGGGGACGGCACACAACAACCCTACTAACCCCCGGCGCTCCCTCTGCCATCATGCACCCACCGTGACCtctctcctgacgctccccctcatCTGTGCTCCTTATCATGCCACCTGCGCGCTCCCACCGCCGTCGTGGACCCACCGTGCCCCCTCTGTCATCACATGTCCTCACCGGTCATGCCTCTGCCAGGCTCCCACTCCCATAGTGTACCCTTTCCCATCGAGATCACACCTGTCTTGCCTCCTCTCCTATGACATTACCTCTGCACCCCCTCTCTCATCGTGTACATTCTTCCCATCTCCGATTTCCCCTTCTCCTCTCACCTTCTCTGTCCTCCCTATAGCGTCTCGCCCCCTCTGTGCCCCCTATAGCGTCTCGCCCCCTCTGTGCCCCCTATAGCGTCTCGCCCCCTCTGTGCCCCCTATAGCATCTCGCCCCCTCCGTGCCCCCTATAGCGTCTCGCCCCCTCCGTGCCCCCTATAGCGTCTCGCCCCCTCTGTGCTCCCTATAGCTTCTCGCCCCCTCCGTGCTCCCTATAGCTTCTCGCCCCCTCCGTGCCTCCTATAGCTTCTCGCCCCCTCCGTGCTCCCTATAGCTTCTCGCCCTCTCCGTGCTCCCTATCGCGTCTCGCCCCCTCCGTGCCCCCTATAGCGTCTCGCCCCCTCCGTGCCCCCTATAGCGTCTTGCCCCCTCCGTGCCCCCTATAGCGTCTCGCCCCCTCCGTGCTCCCTACAGCGTCTCGCCCCCTCCGTGCCCCCTATAGCATCTCGCCCCCTCTGTGCTCCCTATAGCGTCTCGCCCCCTCCGTGCCCCCTATAGCATCTCGCCCCCTCCGTGCCCCCTATAGCGTCTCTCCCGTTTCTTTTTATTTTGGGGAAATGCTTTCGCTGTGGCCGATTCCCATCTCGGCTGTTTTTGTCCGGCAGAGGAGCAGCACCAGAACCCCACAGAGCAGATGGCCTATCAGACGGTGTTTGTTCGGATGGGGGGCCTCCTGATCCTGATGATGACAGTGGGGAGATGGGCAGATATCTTACACATCTTCATCTCACTGATCGGGGAGCTGTGGTGTCTGATGCATGCTGGGGTGATGCTGGACGTCTGCAGAGAGGAGGTAAGAGAAGCCCAAGGATCCTCTGATTACCCTCCCCACTGGATCCAACAATTACGCCCCATTTCTTTCACCGCCTCCACTGCACCCCTCACACCTTGTTGGCATTAGCTCCCTTGCTAATCTTGGCTGTAACACCCACTGTGGCCTCTAGATGGCAGCACACATCCGCACTATACCCTCTGGAAGTTGTAGTCCCCAGCAGTGTACATGGGCAGGATGCTGGGTTTCCATGTAGTGGCTTCTTCCTCTgattttttttgttgggggggggggggtaggtctTAGTTTCCATATTCTTATTTGCCTTTCATTCTCCAGGATTACGCCGAGAGATTATCGACTGCTAGAAAGGTCTCGAAGCCCAGAAATCTGAGACGTGAGACCACCTTGGAGGAATGAGACTAAACCAATTTTGAGAGGTCTCATACTGACTGTGTATGAAACATCGAGAATACGGACCCCCATAGCTAGAGGGAAGCAATGAGGGGGCAGACTCGTGAGCAGGGGGGCGACACCTCCTGGAGCCCCCGTCATTTGTTGATCTGACCGAATGATGATTGCCTGCAGTGTGAATCGTGAGCCGTTCTGCTGCCCCAGACaagctcctctgcttgctgtcattggatAGAAACACTTGCATGTACAGCCGCAGCTGATGCCCCGCACTGACCTCATACTGCTCCAGGCTGAGGGTTTGCTGCAATGTGGGCAGTAGCGCGTCCTCTggactgatacactgtaacaaacgcACAGGACTTGGATATGATAGGATCAGATCAGAGGATTGTCTGGATACAATTGGAACAAACCTTCAGCTGTTACAACTCGGTCCTATGAGCTTCTATAAGCAAGAATTCTCCCACTCACTGCCAGCAATCAGAGATCTTGGGGTGAAAGGCAGAAACGTATTGTCTATGAGAAAGATGCGAGAAGAGTATTGGCCTGTACTGTCCCATGGCGCGGTGCTGGTGTAACGGCAAGTCCATATAATTAACGGTCACTGCTCACTCTGGGACTTGGGCGCTGCAAGAAAAATGGTATTTAAATCAGTGAAAGTCACAGGAAAAATCAGATAACGTTACAAAAGAGACTATATTCGATTGTAGCCGTTTCGCCTTATTCATTACGTCGTTGGATGAGGATAGTCATGTTTCAGAGCGGTGGCAGACCCCAGAATACGCAAAGCGTGGGAGCGTCGCCACGCTCCAGCCCGGCACACTGCTGCTCCAGGACACTCAGGACTACAAAGCGCGCGTATATTCTCGTATTCTGGGGTCTGCCCCGTTCTGAGACACGACTCTTATCCTCATCTAACGACGTAATGAATAAGGCCTGGATAGGGCGAAACGGCTACGATCGAATGTAGTCTCTTTTGTAACGTTATCTGATTTTTCCTGTGATTTGCTCATTTTTTCCTCTGACTTTCACtgatttaaatatatttttttacatcacCCAAGTACCAGAGTGTGCGGTGAACTTTAATCATATAAGAAAGATGCAGGGATACGATGTCTCCAGGGGATGGGTGGGCATTGTACGTCTGTCTACATCAGGTCCCGGGCACTCGCCATCATGGCGACCAAACCGTGATTTGTCGACTCTGTGCTATTCATTATATGTGAGCAGTTTGTGTACAAATGTCGGATCTGTACGTTCATCTCTATGGGAGGCGACCCCACAAGAGCGAGTGGCACCACAGCCCCTGTATCCAAGCCCATTTCCCCAGCCACGGTATACTGGAATCTGTAACTATAatcactgctgtatctaatcccctcTAGTGTGGTACtgcgctgagccgtgcatctaatcctctccagtgtggTACTgcactgagccgtgcatctaatcccctCCAGTGTGGTACcgcctgctgagccgtgcatctaatcccctCCAGTGTGGTACtgcgctgagccgtgcatctaatcccctCCAGTGTGGTACTGCgcagagccgtgcatctaatcccctCCAATGTGGTACTGCTCTGAGCACTGCACCTAATCCCCTCCAGTGTGGTACTGCgcagagccgtgcatctaatcccctCCAGTGTGGTACTGCGCTGAGCACTGCACCTAATCCCCTCCAGTGTGGTTCTGCACTGAGCAGTGCATCTAATCCCCCTCCAGTGTGGTACTGCGCTGATCCGTGCATCTAATCCCCTCCAGTGTGGTACggcctgctgagccgtgcatctaatcccctGCAGTGTGGTACTgcactgagccgtgcatctaatcccctGCAGTGTGGTACTgcactgagccgtgcatctaatcccctCCAGTGTGGTACcgcctgctgagccgtgcatctaatcccctCCAGTGTGGTACCGCCTGCTGAGCCCTGCATCTAATCCCCTCCAGTGTGGTACTgcactgagccgtgcatctaatcccctCCAGTGTGGTACcgcctgctgagccgtgcatctaatcccctCCAGTGTGGTACCGCCTGCTGAGCCCTGCATCTAATCCCCTCCAGTGTGGTaccgcctgctgagccgtgtatctaatcccctccagtGTGGTACtgcgctgagccgtgcatctaatcctctccagtgtggtactgcgctgagccgtgcatctaatcccctCCAGTGTGCTACTgcactgagctgtgcatctaatcccctCAAGTGTGATACtgcgctgagccgtgcatctaatcccctCTAGTGTGGCACTGCGctaagccgtgcatctaatcccctCCAGTGTGGTACTgcactgagccgtgcatctaatcccctCCAGTGTGGTACcgcctgctgagccgtgcatctaatcccctCCAGTGTGGTACtgcgctgagccgtgcatctaatcccctCCAGTGTGGTACTGCGGTGAGACGTGCATCTAATCCCCTCCAGTGTGCTACTGCACTGATCCgtgcatctgcagcgccccagagacctggtcgttgcagtatgacgctctgccactaaggggagcagcggtacgtctgatggcactgaaggaattctcctgaccaggtatcaccagaacacattgcacttcacactccggccactagggggagaaaaaggctttatttactaggccactcctcacactggtaaaactaggggttggataggaagttagtgagaagctgactgggttggattcaggcaacatcccgtggcagggggtgttccagggagaagacacaggagggtccctgtcaggcgtgggaacctggcaggcacctagcgaccagcatagaacgtt
Encoded here:
- the TMEM82 gene encoding transmembrane protein 82 — its product is MGLLSYVASFLPEVPWSPWGSVDSFLQGLVGACAVSVLYNLMKVHLYIMCLNDPERQKAAAQLSSSSRLRDLLHLLLLTFIYSLLGPRVGALVVLEFSLRAVSMILSLHKGARSSQLFLLCQFSLGCGVTCSLDYLHEGAPHRTWNLLLAVGLSGLIVWQTRRMCRHVAAMYQLHSSKRYCGVCLSLLASWHDIPAVLWRALRVAFLVSDLAAVAVINRDFLSTAEAVRFWTPLTICYTLLVIYMQEEQHQNPTEQMAYQTVFVRMGGLLILMMTVGRWADILHIFISLIGELWCLMHAGVMLDVCREEDYAERLSTARKVSKPRNLRRETTLEE